The Athalia rosae chromosome 4, iyAthRosa1.1, whole genome shotgun sequence DNA segment TTTACCCtaaaaaggaaacaaatcTGAGGTCtacatttttccaaattttgggacaaaaattaatatttgtcGTTCATGTTGAACGCAAGCTTGATGACGattaatgaaacgaaaaaagaatcaaattcCAGCTCCAGTTAttaaattcttgtttttttccacgcgATCAACTTTCGTCCAAGTTATGAATTCGGTCGCgggatgttttatttatttttttgttttgtttcaggTCACCCCGTATAGTCGGAGGCGGTGTCGACGGTGGCTGTGTCCGGTGCGTATTACGGCACCCCCGCATTTCTCCCAGTGATGGGAGGTACGCTGGACGCTTCCACCCCTCACTTAGTCCCCCCGAATTCAAAGTGCCACGTGTGCCCAATGCGTAGGACAAGATACATCGCGCACGTGGCGCCTACCGGAGCGTGTgtttatagaaaataaatatagacATAACTCTATTACGCACGCGAATTTATAATCACGACTTTCATATCTTCGACCCGGCGGCATCCGATGGCGATAACgtttgattcaaaaaattgataagagACGAAAAGCGAGCTAAGAGCTGATTTTTGTCCTCCGCTACCGACATTATTTTCATCTGTTTAACAACGACGCCATTCTCACCTTGCCAGCGACGATCGAGGCTcgtgtttttgaaaatttttgcaatctcatgtttttcgaataaccTTCACCGGTACGATAACCAAAACTCTTTTCAACGTCACAATgttatgaaaaacaaaacactATCAAGATCAGCTTTAACAGCGTATAATTGGGTTGAATTTCTAAATTCACAATCAGCCCTGAAACGGTACAATCGATatgaataatcgaaaaattttcatcgaaatatatCCATCAGCTATACGCTACGTTTGGCCGCCCTCGTCGGGTACCCTCCGCGGCTCGGGGATATTATTAACTTGACCCTTGCCTCCGTTAATTAGGTGGGACCGCGCGCGACGGAACCCCAGCTGTTTTATATGTCCCATGTAAAAGGTTGTACCCATACACACACCTGTGTATACGAGCGTTCGGATACGTGTGTGTGGGTTAGGTTAGCCGGAGAGGTACAAGTATACGCTGCGTTTTAAATTGGTTTCTTCGCTTGACCCCAACCAGATTTTCGACTGATAAAATTTTGGCACACCATTATCTACATCCGCGCTTCGGTTGTTAATAACTTTTCAAGTAATTTACAACTCTCCGACGAAACTTATCGTCACTCGCACCGCCGTACCCTCGCGCAGTGTGCAATTCAAGCGACGATACCGACTACGTAACGAAAGGGGAGATTCAAAAAATACCCGGTCGTAGAAAACAACTAACGGGagctatttttctttccaaaaatccgattcgaaaaacagactcgaaatcggtgaaaaaaagtgtgTGTGGGCAGAATGTAAAGTAAGGGAAAATCGCGCCCTTATTACGGTTTCATCATCGCAGTAACGAGTACGTTGTAGCGTTGTGTGCGTACAGGCTCGCTAAATCAACGCGAGATAGAGTCAACGAGGTGTGTCCCTCGCCGCAGCGGCCAACGTTGGCCAACAACTGTTCTCCACAACATTTGGCGGTGCGGCTATAGTATATATCCCCCTAAGCATAATATACTCGCGTACATTCGCATATTTATACTATACGCACCGGTATAAACCCCGTCTGGCCGCGGCGTTGACCGCGCCGCGGCCATCGGAAGTATAACGTACGCGGTATAACGCGCACGAAATTCTGAACTCCGTCGATTTCGTTCTCCCGTTATTCTTGGAACGGAGCGAAGACGCGGATacgcgaataaatatatatatatatatatataaaataagtaacgcgagcgaacgaataaaagaaatatcgtGAGGATGATTGTGAATTTCGttgcgcgtatacatatgtataacgtcggtctatacggtatacatatacatatgtatgtatagagcGTTATACACGAAATTGTGATGGGGAGGAAAATACGCATGCCGAATGCTAATAGCGAGAACCACTGCCTGTTAACATCGCGGCTGGTGGAACAGAGCTCGTgtcaaaatttaattaaatcttTCATGAATTTCCATAAACTTACACTAGGTGAGAGGCATCTCTTCAACCCTTTGTTGAGATTCCGGTTCTTCGCGGCTCTGTACTATACGCGTGGATATACCCGTTCAAAGTACATCCGTCTCTGTTACTGGAAtatctttttccaaaatgatTTTCGAACACGCCGGAATTTCGTTGACGcgtttcgcttttttcatCAGCGTgggaattttttatctctctgtTGTTTCGTCGAAGCCCATCGAAGCAGCGGTGGAAATGAGTCCGTTTGGTCGGGGCCAGTCGGTTCGCTGCTTCCCATATTTATGTAAGGACAtaaaatacgtacgtaggcaCCTGCGCGTACATCCAGCTGAATACAGAGAAATTTGCGAAGCGATGCGAGTAGCGGCCCGGCAAAAGCAAGGCGACGCGACGTATCGCGATGCTCTCGACTTCCGTAAGTCGAGTGTAAATTCAGAGGTAATTTAGAAACGAAAGGTTCACGGAGCAATTGGATGACGGTTGGCTGTTTCgccgtgtatatttattactCCGGTGCTCACTTCGTACGATATGCacgcgcgtatatgtatgtgcctCATAATTTAGTCAAACCGAATGGAATCTACATAACGTACGGAGTGTGCTCCGTACCAAAAGACGCTCTCGgaagatttcaaaaattaggATCGTCGCTGTGagatatttgaagaaaaagtttcatctgGCTTCCACAGCGACGCGATAAATTGACGATCGGAATGAACTTGGCTGCTTTCCGGTAACTGGTACGACGTTCATtcttaaaaattgaaaaattcttttttcgaaacatACCACAACGACGACTGCAGCGTTTTCAAAGCTGGAATAACAGTTTCAACGACGTCGTACCCCCTTCTCTGGATACTTGGACACTCATTAATTATTAGCACGGAATGAAAATCTAGAGTTCCACTTTTACTTCAGACTAGCCCAACGTCATACTTCGGCCGAACTCTCGCGAGAGATAagcgaagaataagaataatcgATTACGCGTGAGACAAAGAAGACGGTTGACTAGCGAAGCAAATCGAATCGATCGCAGATCCACTTGTGTCATCCCGAAGatctgatttttaatattccccTTTCCGGTGCACCGCTTATGTGGTTTACATCAAAATTTTCTCTGATGATATCTATACTTCCACGGCTACCAAAGAACTTATCTGATCATCAACGTGGTCCAACTCCaagtttattatttctattttttcgaaactttttcttctcgtggTTTCGCGAGGATGGATAATTGTTTGGTATAAGGTGCATAGGtatagaataaattttttgttattttcaaatacattttATTTGACTTGGTCAAACGCTACAATAACAATAGTGTCAGTAGATATGTatcagaaataattataatcatgtcgcagaagaaaaaacatttttttttttgttttagtttttattttgtgGGTTAATTGTATCGACGCCATGGCATAAAAATCAGAcaaataatcatcgataaaTATACCGCATTATTCAAAGCCATGAACcaatttgaaagaattgaaaaaataaagaacatgATTATAGTGGATCATCACTTGAAACAATCGTACGTAACAACAGAGGTATTCGTGACTAGATCAATCAACAGGCAAATAAAAACGAGGGAATCGCGTTCCGCTGTGAGAAATCGAAGACTGTACGATAAATAGTTGGTATTATTATTctgcttgtttttttccaccgttgtGGTATTACGACGAAAATGGCCTTTctccgattaaaaaaaaggcaCAGCTGAACAATATTGCACGCGCCCCTGATATAATTCTATTCGTATAACATCTATTAGAAACGTGGTAATAATGAATCAATCGATCATTCGATCAATCAATTGGTATAACGAAAACATTCCATACTTTGctttgataattataatgtaCATAAGTGAATTCAAACTGGTGACATAATCAGAcaatgatatatatatcgctATATTTACagttatatacattttttttttttttttttttcatctacatgTTGTCTTTCTGtcatttcattctctctcACTAATTAGgtacaattataattaaaatctttctctttttcttattctctctctctcttcctctctctttccctctctctctctctatagtATAGTATTCGTTGAGTACCACAACCGCATTTAAAATTTGACACAAAATGAAGAATCGATCACcacgttattatattattgtttatcactttggtttaattttatattctcatCACTCCGACCGATCACTATGTTCGTTTATATTTCTTTACGCATTTATTTTgactcttctcttttttttatatcctagACTCAATTTATTTGACTTCTCTTCCAAGTTATTAAAatcattaaatttattataatgcccacagttttttttttcattaaaccgAATGAATTTAATACGATATCGtttctcacattttttatttcaatttcatttctctcctttttttttttatttcctttttgtttgtttgttttttttttttttttttttttttgtacatgaCAGTAAATTGAACGTACGTTCGGCGTCGAAATTCGAGCCAAGTGAATTGCATCAATCAAAATACTGCTTCTCGCGCACGGTGTCCGTATGATGCTGCTGCAACCATATTTTATGGGGTTTGATCGAACATGTTAATTACCGTCGGAttgctacgattctttttcaatctctACCGTCGTTGAATCATCCTTCAAATCGGCTGGTCGATACGAGAAAATGTCAACTCCACTTAGCACTCTCGAAATACCGCGATGGAAGTTTCAAACGAACTGCACTGATTTTTAGagaatcaattttcatcagCCGCGTTGAGATCAGGGCCGGTTAATAGGGTCTCCATACGTTGTTGTCGGGTCGTACTTCCTCCTGTCGTACACTGCAGCTTTCCGGCACGACTCTTTGTTCGGTGTTTTCGGAATTTTGGAACTGATTCGTGTACAACTGGGAGTAAAGTATGCTCGGCAGTACGCTCGGAGTGGGAAAATAGTTTCCGTAATTTTGGCCGAATCCTTCTTCGTGAACCGGACTTTCCGTGGTACTGGAATCCGTCGACAACGACCTCGGGGAAACGTAGTCCTGGTACCTCTGCGTCGAACCGGACATTAGCGTGTTCAACGGGTCCAAGGGATCCGGTTGGCTCGGCGTCGTCGTGTCTGGCACAACTAGACAAGTCGTCGTTTTTTCAACATTcgccattttgaaaaaattatcattagcTTCGAACCTCGCGCGGCAAAGTAGCGCCTAGAGTCGTGCGACTTGATTTGGAATTACGAACGTGCAAATCCCGTGGGTCGAACGGTTTGAGGAAAAACCCATGCAAATAGGAAGAACGATATAGGAGATAAAAGATATATCAGGTTGTCCTACCGAAGTTGTTTCCCAAAAAATTCTTACGGGATGAAACGGTGGAGAAGGCGTCCTGCTGGGGCGTCGTACTGGTGGCTCCCGTTACGACCGTCGATCCCGCGGTGGAATCGGGAGCGGCGGGGGTGGCCATCGAAGCTGTCCCCGCGAAAGAGGCGAGCGACGGCGGAGGCGGTGGCGGTGGAAACGGAGCCTGTGCCGCACAGGAGGAAAGAGGGCCCGGAAGATATCCTGCGTAGCCCGCGGCGCTTCCGTATCCCCAGGAATTCGTCGCCGTCAAACCAAACTGAGACATATCTAAACGCAAAGATGTGGGTAGTTCCATTCAATACAAAGATCCGATCGCAATCAATTTTGGAAAGCGAAATTCTCCCTCAAGTCCCGAagttcggtgaaaatttttgatctccacccaccgaaaagaaaaacgattaTTTCAGGGGTAGTTTGAGGGAGGATCGAGCCGTTCGCAAAAGgtgtttgataattttaattaccgcAATAATAATCGGAGTTAGCGAGCGGTGAAAAGGGTCGCTTATAGAAAATGGTACTAAACGCGAAGgggaaattgaaacaaaagacGCAAGAGCGACAGGCGAAGAGGATACTACTAATTCGGTgccgctcattgtcagttggaGCGCTCACTTTTATCACCGGCCAACCATCTACTCGTTACGTGAAAAGAGCACGAACCacctgacaaaaaaaaaaaaaaaaaaaacaaaaagaaaaaacaaaaacgcagaggaaaagaaaaaaggaacataaaaataaacgtcCGTTTGAGCGACCGACGCGACGGGAGAAAAACAGGggcaagagaaagaaaaaaaaaaaaaaaaatggggtgGTAGCGATTAAGCTAAACGACCGTTGATTAACGGGTGGGACATTAAAAATACAACGGGTTACACCAAGACAACCGGGacagcgaagaaaaagagtaaaaatctAATCGACCGTAACAACTTTTCTCTATACGTCGGCCGCAGCTGTTTAATCGAACCTGAGCTATCTATAAATGCctctttattcattcgtttactCTATTTTCTGTctatgtttgttttttacgtGAGTATCTACTGTGATATAATTTCTCGCTTTCCTACGTAGAGACTACGGAAATTATAGGTAGGAATTGTTACGGATCGAGTGGAATGATTTTCGGTGgagtgaataataaattgacCGCTTTTCGTCTATCCGTGACCGGCTGACGGGAGCTGTTTAGGTTCGAAGAGCGTGGAGTTTATGCATCGCGCGTGTCCGACCGGAAAAGCCTTTACAGCTAGTATCCGTATACGCAGTCTGTAACGAGAATCCCCCAGTTGCGTGTTATCCCCGTACGTATGTGCCGTCAACTCGTTCTTGTCACCCGTTAATCAATTATGGCACTTGCCCCGCTGCCGCTCTGCCGCTGCTCGCCGTGCTCCGAAACTCTCGCAGTAAATATTACACGACCGAAGATCTTGACGGGATATTGACAAATTGACTGACTTCCCGCGTGTCCTTCTCATCATCAATTCAACTCTGCGGTCCGCTTCCAACTTCTGCCGCCCCCGGTCACCGATAGACGAAACTCCCGCCGTTGCCCATAGGTACGAAGGTTTATACCGCAGACCGTTCGAAGAATGACcagattcggaattttttcgaggCTGACTCCGATGCGATCGCAATCGCATTTCGGCGTATGATTTTTCGACGTTGCGTAATTTCGATGGGACAAACTTGACCTTGACAAGCCCTCAGCCCGCCCGTAGCGCGATGGTACAGAAGTCGACGAAAGAAGAGCGcgtttacataggtatacaccccGTTCGTCAGCGGGGTGGCCATTTAATTCGAACGGGATATACgcggtgtatatgtatacatataccttcgCATGTCTGGAATCAGGGGGAAAATGATTTACCCGCTAATCTATACATCGGCTTCAGAACCGCCGTCGGCAGCAGGGGCACCAAACCCCGTCCTCCCCGTTCCCGTCTACTATATTTCCAGAGGATGGCCCACCGCTGATAGATTTTCCAATGAGTCAGCGAAGGTAGCAAAGGAACAGAGGGGTGGGCGCCCTCGGGGGCGCCGAGATCAAAGGGTTGGTCATCCCCGTCGGGTAGAGTCAAGTCAAATAAACGACCGCCTCGTAAAGCTTCTCCACCTTCGCGCAAACTCTATGAAAATAAGCCTAAATAATGCAATGCCCCCTAGGTTCGCGATACCGagtcattttcttcttttttttttcgcctccctCGAATCGAGATGTGCAATCGCGTTTTGTATCCCTGGATcgaagatgagagaaaaattcaattctcatttttttctattctctcgaAACTGCGGGGACAAACTTATCGTCGAATCGtcaaaaagtagaaaaaaagaccTCGCGAAAATcgagttattcgaaaattttcaatccgttATCGTATCGATATAGCTCATAACTTTCCTCGTGTAAATTATTCATAGTTGGTATTCATTACGTGTACATGAAATATTCGAGTAAAAATTCTCCGTCgtataagagaaaaattaataagcgAAATATTCGCCGGTAGTCtagttatattatttttctttccactttttacaatatcggatttttttttactgctaGTAAAAAGAGCTAGGCGTGTATATCCGTACCGTTGCCACACACAGAGACGTAGGTGggttatcgtcgattttctatttctgagaaaattaataacgtgGTCGCGAGtcagtttggttttttttcacccacgtCCGTATACAGACTACACCCATTTCTTGTTATAGACAGAAAGTACGACTAGACCAGACGACTACGGCTTCTGTTTACTTTGATCCTCGCGCTCATCGCCAAGCAAGGGGCGGACGGTGATCCTTTTATCCCGGGTTACgtcgagaaacaaaaataacggaaaaaatggaatagagtaaaataaaaaaagtatcaacgagaaaaaagtgtCTGCGGTTATTATCAACTCCGCGAaacatatacacgtgtatgtaccCGCGGATAAACCGTGCGACGCGAAAAATGACAAAGCGAACGAGTGCCGTTCGACGCCGAAACGGAAATCCGGTCGCGTTTTACGTCCACATCCGAATGGAAGCGAAGATCGACGAGGTCGACGGGGGTGACAATGTGAGGTGCCCTACGCATCAGCGATATACGGTGGAAGCTTTTAGAATTAGCCCAAGTCGGTAGCGAACCTCGTATAATGGGGTGTAACGCACAAACAAACCCTTCCAGTATATCAGTGCTACGACCGTTTttcgccccccgcccccgccccgccCCGCCCACCCTCGTTTCAATTCCTACAGTCGGAAACCCCCTCGGCGGCTACCGTTTTCTCTCCGAGCGCCCCGGTATGCCCTCCGCGAACCcctttaatataatatttaatctGGCTTTGAACAGGCTTGCGGTTTCTGCTCCTGCAAGAGTACAGAGAGAAGCTAGGTCTCGAGGCTGTCCACACCTAACCTGAAGTGAACCAGCTTCGACCTAACTCAACTCGTACTTCTGAATACCGTATAACCTACCTCCGAAATACGGGCGTATGTTACTTCCCCGTTCGTCGTGCTACGGGACTAGATCTACATACCGTATACGAACGTGCACAAAAGTTGATATATTCCAAAGGGTTTCAGAGGCGAGTTCGTCGGGCTTCGGGGTTCGTCAAAATTTCCGACGGAGATAGCGACGTTCGAAATCGAAGAGGTTTTGAACCGCGTCGGCGTCGACATaattagataaattttatactcaCTTTGACAGTTCGCCGGCATCGCGTGTCTGAA contains these protein-coding regions:
- the LOC105684413 gene encoding runt-related transcription factor 1-like isoform X3 gives rise to the protein MQLTGASAPGAAASPESGVSPLADAYTKMTSDILAERTLGDFVSEHPGELVRTGSPHFVCTVLPVHWRSNKTLPVAFKVVALGEVGDGTLVTVRAGNDENCCAELRNSTALMKNQVAKFNDLRFVGRSGRGKSFTLTITVSTSPPQVATYTKAIKVTVDGPREPRSKSSEYHWQQQQFHAFAFASQRGGPFFASPLVDPLQPLPNPLQPLSNPLQPRDPLSSFRHAMPANCQNMSQFGLTATNSWGYGSAAGYAGYLPGPLSSCAAQAPFPPPPPPPSLASFAGTASMATPAAPDSTAGSTVVTGATSTTPQQDAFSTVSSRKNFLGNNFVVPDTTTPSQPDPLDPLNTLMSGSTQRYQDYVSPRSLSTDSSTTESPVHEEGFGQNYGNYFPTPSVLPSILYSQLYTNQFQNSENTEQRVVPESCSVRQEEVRPDNNVWRPY
- the LOC105684413 gene encoding runt-related transcription factor 1-like isoform X5; the protein is MQLTGASAPGAAASPESGVSPLADAYTKMTSDILAERTLGDFVSEHPGELVRTGSPHFVCTVLPVHWRSNKTLPVAFKVVALGEVGDGTLVTVRAGNDENCCAELRNSTALMKNQVAKFNDLRFVGRSGRGKSFTLTITVSTSPPQVATYTKAIKVTVDGPREPRSKSRQQQQFHAFAFASQRGGPFFASPLVDPLQPLPNPLQPLSNPLQPRDPLSSFRHAMPANCQNMSQFGLTATNSWGYGSAAGYAGYLPGPLSSCAAQAPFPPPPPPPSLASFAGTASMATPAAPDSTAGSTVVTGATSTTPQQDAFSTVSSRKNFLGNNFVVPDTTTPSQPDPLDPLNTLMSGSTQRYQDYVSPRSLSTDSSTTESPVHEEGFGQNYGNYFPTPSVLPSILYSQLYTNQFQNSENTEQRVVPESCSVRQEEVRPDNNVWRPY